One window from the genome of Deinococcus misasensis DSM 22328 encodes:
- a CDS encoding integrase core domain-containing protein has translation MSRKGNCWDNAVVESFFATLKLELALHRSIGNREETCRTVFSWVEGWYNRRRLHSSLGFCSPVEFEEQQCG, from the coding sequence ATGAGTCGGAAGGGGAATTGTTGGGACAATGCGGTGGTGGAAAGTTTCTTCGCTACCCTGAAGTTAGAGTTGGCTTTGCACCGATCCATTGGCAACAGAGAAGAGACGTGTAGGACTGTCTTTTCTTGGGTAGAAGGCTGGTATAACCGTCGTCGCCTGCATTCGTCCCTGGGGTTCTGCTCCCCGGTGGAATTTGAGGAGCAGCAGTGTGGCTGA